Proteins from a genomic interval of Syngnathus typhle isolate RoL2023-S1 ecotype Sweden linkage group LG15, RoL_Styp_1.0, whole genome shotgun sequence:
- the cnot8 gene encoding CCR4-NOT transcription complex subunit 8, with product MPAALTDATQIICEVWASNVDDEMKKIRQIIQSYNYIAMDTEFPGVVVRPIGEFRSTVDYQYQLLRCNVDLLKIIQLGLTFMNQDGDYPHGTTTWQFNFKFNLTEDMYSQDSIDLLQNSGLQFKKHEEEGIDTLYFAELLMTSGLVLCDNVKWLSFHSGYDFGYLVKLLTDARLPEEEHDFFQILNLFFPAIYDVKYLMKSCKNLKGGLQEVADQLELKRIGRQHQAGSDSLLTGMAFFRMKELFFEDNIDDAKYCGRLYGLGSGSTQPQNGISGSGQEESNNKH from the exons ATGCCGGCCGCACTCACGGACGCCACCCAGATCATCTGCGAGGTCTGGGCCAGCAACGTGGACGATGAGATGAAGAAAATCCGACAGATCATCCAGAGCTACAACTATATTGCCATG GACACCGAATTCCCCGGCGTGGTGGTGCGGCCCATCGGCGAGTTCCGCAGCACGGTGGACTACCAGTATCAGCTGCTGCGCTGCAACGTGGACCTGCTTAAGATCATCCAGCTGGGCCTCACCTTCATGAACCAGGACGGCGACTACCCGCACGGCACCACCACCTGGCAGTTCAACTTCAAGTTCAACCTCAC AGAAGACATGTACTCTCAGGACTCCATCGACCTCCTGCAGAATTCGGGCCTTCAGTTCAAGAAGCACGAGGAGGAGGGCATCGACACGCTCTACTTCGCCGAGCTTCTCATGACGTCGGGCCTGGTGCTGTGCGACAACGTCAAGTGGCTCTCCTTCCACAG CGGCTACGACTTTGGCTACCTGGTGAAGCTGCTGACGGACGCCAGGCTGCCCGAGGAGGAACACGACTTCTTCCAGATTCTCAACCTCTTCTTCCCTGCCATCTACGACGTCAAATACCTGATGAAGAGCTGCAAGAACCTCAAG GGTGGCCTACAGGAAGTGGCGGACCAGCTGGAGCTCAAGCGCATCGGGCGGCAGCACCAGGCAGGTTCTGACTCGCTGCTCACCGGCATGGCCTTCTTCAGGATGAAAGAG CTGTTCTTCGAGGACAACATCGACGACGCCAAGTATTGCGGCCGCTTGTACGGCCTGGGCTCGGGCTCCACGCAACCCCAGAACGGAATCTCCGGCTCGGGCCAGGAGGAGAGCAACAACAAGCACTGA